One part of the Vitis riparia cultivar Riparia Gloire de Montpellier isolate 1030 chromosome 6, EGFV_Vit.rip_1.0, whole genome shotgun sequence genome encodes these proteins:
- the LOC117915524 gene encoding LOW QUALITY PROTEIN: pentatricopeptide repeat-containing protein At1g07590, mitochondrial-like (The sequence of the model RefSeq protein was modified relative to this genomic sequence to represent the inferred CDS: inserted 1 base in 1 codon) codes for MTGGTHDSSLQPTWRASDSEGKLGMQAGVLLWRHSFFRAIRRTVVFSSPVNQIAYSFNSFGTETAALSFEESSKPNQEEESKSLSWKIEKLPRGEPVGLAFQSWMGEGCPIHRGHIFHAINRLRKLKFNKRALEVMEWVVRERPYRPKELDYSYLLEFTTKLHGISQGEKLFSRVPHEFQNELLYNNLVIACLDKGVIRLSLAYMKKMRELGHPISYLVFNRLIILHSXPRRRKIIPRILTQMKADKVARHVSTYNILMKIEANEHNIEGLVKVFGEMKQQQVEPNEVSYCLLATAHAVAKLYTVAEAYVEAVEKSITGNNWSTLDVLIILYGYLGKPTDLERTWGIVQELPHVRSKSYMLAIEAFGRIGQLNRAEELWLEIKSKKELKSTEQFNSMISVYSKHGFIDKASGLFREMEMNGCKANAITYRNLALGCLKAGLLEEALKTLELGKGLTTSTRTRKSIPWLETTLSIVEIFSENGDVENAEKLFEELKTANYTRYTFVYNTLIKAYVKAKVYDPNLLRRMILGGARPDAETYSLMKLAEQFQT; via the exons ATGACAGGTGGGACCCATGATTCGAGTTTACAACCTACATGGAGGGCCTCTGATAGTGAAGGGAAATTAGGCATGCAAGCAGGAGTGCTGCTGTGGAGACACAGTTTCTTTCGAGCAATACGTCGAACAGTTGTGTTCTCTTCACCTGTTAATCAAATTGCTTATTCTTTCAACTCTTTTGGCACAGAAACAGCTGCTCTTTCTTTTGAAGAAAGTTCAAAGCCAAATCAAGAGGAAGAATCCAAGTCCTTATCTTGGAAGATTGAGAAACTTCCAAGAGGAGAACCAGTTGGGCTTGCCTTCCAAAGCTGGATGGGTGAGGGTTGCCCCATTCACAGAGGCCACATCTTTCATGCCATTAATCGTCTGAGGAAGCTAAAATTCAACAAACGTGCCCTTGAG GTAATGGAATGGGTGGTCAGGGAGAGGCCCTACAGGCCAAAAGAACTAGACTATTCGTATCTATTGGAATTTACAACCAAGCTTCATGGGATTTCACAAGGTGAGAAGCTTTTCTCCCGTGTACCTCATGAATTCCAGAATGAGTTGCTGTACAACAATCTTGTAATTGCATGCTTGGATAAAGGAGTGATAAGGCTTTCGCTTGCTTACATGAAGAAAATGAGGGAGTTGGGTCATCCCATTTCATACTTGGTCTTCAACCGTCTTATTATCCTCCATT TCCCTCGTCGAAGGAAAATCATCCCAAGGATCCTCACCCAAATGAAAGCTGATAAGGTTGCCCGGCATGTCTCTACTTATAACATTCTCATGAAAATAGAAGCTAATGAACACAATATTGAAGGGCTGGTCAAAGTGTTTGGTGAAATGAAGCAACAACAAGTTGAGCCAAATGAGGTATCTTACTGCTTATTAGCTACTGCACATGCTGTTGCAAAGTTGTACACTGTGGCTGAGGCATATGTTGAAGCAGTGGAGAAGTCCATAACTGGAAATAACTGGTCAACACTAGATGTTCTAATTATACTGTATGGGTATTTGGGGAAGCCTACTGATTTAGAGCGTACTTGGGGCATTGTGCAAGAACTTCCCCATGTTAGATCTAAGAGTTATATGCTGGCAATTGAAGCATTTGGAAGAATTGGACAACTAAATCGAGCTGAAGAGCTTTGGTTAGAAATAAAGTCAAAAAAAGAGTTGAAATCAACAGAGCAATTCAATTCAATGATATCTGTCTATTCCAAACATGGGTTTATTGATAAAGCTTCTGGGCTGTTTAGGGAAATGGAGATGAATGGATGCAAAGCAAATGCCATAACTTATCGAAATCTGGCTTTGGGTTGCTTGAAAGCAGGGTTATTGGAGGAGGCCTTGAAGACTCTAGAGTTGGGCAAGGGTTTGACAACTAGCACAAGGACCAGGAAATCAATCCCGTGGTTAGAGACTACCCTTTCCATTGTTGAGATTTTTTCTGAGAATGGTGATGTTGAGAATGCTGAGAAGTtgtttgaagaattgaagaCAGCAAACTATACCAGGTACACTTTTGTTTATAACACCTTGATTAAGGCTTATGTGAAGGCCAAGGTCTATGATCCTAATCTTTTGAGAAGGATGATTCTGGGAGGTGCTAGGCCAGATGCGGAGACCTATAGCCTGATGAAACTTGCTGAGCAGTTTCAGACTTGA
- the LOC117915565 gene encoding outer envelope pore protein 16, chloroplastic-like produces MPYQRISGSLSTPRVAVMIDMGHPFLNLTVDGFLKIGTVAAARAAAEEAYYVVKRGSISRHTVEHSLKKMCKEAAYWGTVAGVYVGMEYGAERIRGTRDWKNAMLGGALTGAIISSACEKSRDKIVVGAITGGAIATAAEFLNYLT; encoded by the exons atgccTTACCAGAGAATTTCAGGGTCTCTATCAACTCCAAGGGTGGCTGTTATGATCGACATGGGCCACCCATTTCTCAACCTCACCGTAGACGGTTTTTTGAAGATCGGAACT GTGGCAGCTGCCAGAGCCGCAGCCGAGGAAGCTTACTACGTCGTCAAAAGAG GGAGTATTTCACGTCACACTGTTGAACACTCG TTGAAGAAGATGTGCAAAGAAGCTGCATATTGGG GAACCGTAGCTGGAGTATATGTGGGAATGGAGTATGGGGCAGAGAGGATTCGTGGCACCAGAGACTGG AAGAATGCCATGCTTGGTGGTGCATTGACCGGTGCCATAATATCCTCTGCCTGCGAAAAAAGTAGAGACAAGATTGTTGTGGGTGCCATCACAGGAGGTGCCATTGCTACTGCAGCCGAGTTCCTTAACTATCTTACTTGA
- the LOC117916692 gene encoding mitochondrial import inner membrane translocase subunit Tim9, whose amino-acid sequence MDKSMLGDLDSLPEEDKLRMSVMIDQLQIRDSLRMYNSLVERCFSDCVESFRRKSLDKQEETCVRRCAEKFLKHSMRVGMRFAELNQGTATPD is encoded by the exons ATGGACAAGAGCATGCTAGGAGATCTGGACTCTCTTCCTGAGGAAGATAAGCTTCGAATGTCTGTCATGATCGACCAGCTTCAGATCCGCGACAG TCTTAGAATGTATAATTCACTGGTGGAGAGATGTTTTAGTGACTGCGTGGAGAGCTTCAGGCGCAAATCCCTTGACAAGCAAGAAGAGACCTGTGTCCGGCGATGTGCTGAGAAGTTCTTGAAGCATTCGATGCGTGTGGGTATGAGATTTGCAGAGCTCAACCAAGGGACAGCAACACCAGATTAA
- the LOC117917065 gene encoding RING-H2 finger protein ATL16-like codes for MDLPLASHPLPQLPSPPPPPPPPPLPPTPLPPLPNADVIASVLIGFFSIFTAPLFIFLVVLTLCGCLKRFFRRRDDHHTPEPDIEIGATNLDHDHRPPSHDFSPRTHDDIRQRSVEEKLMEVAPSFVFDKSRAEEGGMKGNDECVICLEDIKDGEICRVLPECSHVFHKHV; via the coding sequence ATGGACCTCCCCCTAGCTTCTCATCCTCTCCCACAACTACCatcacccccacccccacccccacccccaccccttCCCCCTACCCCTCTCCCTCCTCTTCCTAATGCTGATGTTATTGCTTCAGTACTCATTGGCTTCTTTTCTATATTCACTGCCCCACTGTTCATCTTTTTGGTTGTCCTCACCCTCTGCGGTTGTCTCAAACGTTTCTTCAGAAGGAGAGATGATCATCACACTCCAGAGCCGGATATCGAAATCGGAGCTACAAATCTTGATCATGATCATCGCCCCCCTTCTCATGATTTTAGTCCGAGAACACATGATGATATTAGGCAAAGATCTGTAGAGGAGAAGTTGATGGAAGTAGCGCCAAGCTTTGTGTTTGATAAAAGTAGGGCTGAGGAAGGTGGAATGAAGGGCAACGATGAATGTGTGATATGCTTGGAAGACATTAAAGATGGAGAGATATGTAGGGTTCTTCCTGAATGCAGCCATGTCTTCCATAAGCATGTGTAG
- the LOC117917066 gene encoding RING-H2 finger protein ATL56-like, whose protein sequence is MVFRILNMSAIPLIVFLVLICACITRIFRIGYNDHETAADAPDTDHYRDDLFQLRSHHSERLREFMQGIKELVMEASDGFVYDQTKGIKGCESGEKSSSINTGCVICLEDFKDGDVCRALPECHHVFHEECVVSWLMQSNSCPICRAFTAVFVRRLPV, encoded by the coding sequence ATGGTTTTTCGCATCTTGAACATGTCCGCTATCCCACTCATCGTCTTCCTGGTCCTCATCTGTGCTTGCATCACCAGAATATTCAGAATTGGATACAATGATCATGAAACTGCTGCAGATGCTCCAGATACTGATCACTATCGTGATGATCTTTTTCAGCTCCGTTCCCATCACTCTGAAAGATTACGCGAGTTTATGCAAGGAATAAAGGAGCTGGTGATGGAAGCATCAGATGGTTTTGTGTATGATCAAACTAAGGGCATTAAAGGCTGTGAAAGTGGAGAAAAGTCCAGCAGTATTAATACTGGATGTGTCATCTGCTTGGAAGACTTTAAAGATGGAGACGTATGTAGGGCTCTTCCCGAATGCCACCATGTCTTCCATGAAGAATGCGTAGTCTCATGGCTGATGCAGAGCAATTCCTGCCCTATCTGCCGTGCCTTCACTGCCGTCTTTGTCCGAAGGCTGCCTGTGTGA